The following are encoded in a window of Pyrenophora tritici-repentis strain M4 chromosome 6, whole genome shotgun sequence genomic DNA:
- a CDS encoding Tymo-45kd-70kd domain containing protein, with the protein MSARHARLHKRGNSASSTATSPLSPVADYGAFTFDRSYTPKVLEESWIETHHPMPQPPSHQLKIKPYLRKLSSKETTGLDLSRPAAENDLSGLGITEYGAYSRSISDVTFTPVNPRHRHNRSTSSTSQFSNSSAGLQRPTPLPTLRQTPQPYTPPIARSSPPSVLGSDHEGDDIMSDDEVRLKQNSYDPARRSGSISSAQGTSLRLHTNNSSTRLAGSYSQSSVSLTSPLNPPRARGDTLKSIDTTTSPSSRTSFDQTYRFIRGGRDSPVDPASRAASIRAARLKFEEEQRAKERKYEKVAHKQQERDYRKQLKKEDLQRRKSETIDRTEMTRARTVSEDYQEKAPRPSVGGRQYSDHRQAHSHSLPKLVTTVDPEKSNPFGATPKVTKSRAAKGRWLRFVTWLKTRLLRMSGK; encoded by the coding sequence ATGTCGGCCAGGCATGCGCGTCTGCACAAACGAGGCAACTCCGCCTCTTCTACTGCGACGAGTCCCCTCAGCCCCGTCGCTGACTACGGCGCCTTTACCTTTGACCGCTCTTATACTCCAAAGGTCCTCGAGGAGTCCTGGATAGAGACACACCACCCCATGCCTCAACCACCTTCTCACCAGCTTAAGATTAAGCCCTACCTGCGCAAGCTCTCCTCCAAGGAGACTACCGGCCTTGATCTCTCGCGCCCGGCTGCCGAGAACGACTTGTCTGGGCTGGGTATTACTGAATATGGCGCCTACTCACGATCCATTTCCGATGTCACCTTCACGCCGGTCAACCCCCGTCACAGGCACAACCGCTCCACCTCCAGTACCTCGCAGTTTTCAAACTCGTCTGCGGGCCTGCAGCGTCCTACGCCTTTGCCCACCCTCCGCCAGACCCCGCAACCCTACACGCCGCCAATAGCACGGTCCTCACCGCCATCAGTACTTGGAAGTGACCATGAGGGCGATGATATCATGTCTGATGACGAGGTTCGTCTGAAACAAAACTCGTACGATCCCGCGCGCCGATCAGGTTCCATTTCCTCGGCCCAAGGTACATCCCTACGCCTCCACACCAACAACTCGTCTACTCGACTCGCGGGCAGCTACTCTCAGTCCTCTGTTTCACTCACTTCACCCCTCAACCCGCCGAGGGCGCGGGGAGACACGCTCAAATCCATTGACACGACGACTTCGCCCAGCTCGCGCACCTCGTTCGACCAGACATACCGCTTCATTCGCGGCGGTCGCGACTCACCCGTCGACCCTGCCTCACGAGCTGCATCCATCCGCGCTGCAAGACTCAAGTTCGAGGAGGAGCAGCGGGCCAAGGAGCGCAAGTATGAAAAGGTTGCACACAAGCAGCAGGAGCGCGACTACCGGAAACAGCTGAAAAAGGAAGACTTACAGCGCCGCAAATCCGAGACGATCGATCGAACTGAAATGACGCGCGCGCGCACTGTATCCGAGGACTACCAGGAGAAGGCGCCGAGACCATCCGTTGGCGGGCGTCAATACTCTGACCACCGCCAGGCTCACTCGCACTCGCTACCCAAACTTGTGACGACGGTCGACCCCGAAAAGTCGAATCCCTTTGGCGCCACACCCAAGGTCACAAAGAGCCGCGCGGCCAAGGGAAGGTGGCTGAGGTTCGTCACATGGCTGAAGACGAGGCTATTACGCATGTCAGGAAAGTAG